AAGACCGCGCCGCGGTGATGGGTCGCGTGCTGGATTTCTTCGGCTTCGACCAGTCGCGCCTGACGGTCAATCTCGTCCTGGACAACGACAACGCCGCGCCTGAGTACACCGAGACCGGGTCGTGGTCCACCTCCGGCTCGACGGGATACAACGGCGGGACCTACCGCTTCGAGGACGTTGGGCTGAACGCGACCGCGACTTGGGCCTTCAACGCCCCCGCCGCAGGCACGTACGAAGTCCAGGTGCAGTACCGCGCCGGGACGAACCGCGCGACCAACGCGCGCTACGTCGTCTCCACCGCCGCCGGCCCGCAGGCCGTCTTCATCGACCAGTCGCAGAACAACCTCACCTGGGTCTCCCTAGGAACCTTCTCCCTAGCCGCCGGGACGAACACCATCACGCTTGACGCCCAGGGCTCCAGCGGTGGGAGCGTCGTCATCGCCGATGCCGTGCGCGTCCTCGCGGAGATTGACCTGCTGTCCGGCGACCTCAATGGCGACGGCTTCGTCGGCAGCGCCGACCTGGACATCGTGATGCAGCACTGGGGCGAGACCGTCACGCCAGGCGATCGCGCAAGCGGTGACGCGACGGGCGACGGCATGGTCGGCTCGGCCGACCTGCAGGCCGTGATCGACCAGTGGGGCCAGGGCATCGTGCCGATCGAGCCCACCTCAAACGACAGCCCCGTCACGCCAGCGCCGCTTGGCGGCACCTTCGGCGACGCCGCACAAGACAGCCCGGGCCCGACCCGCCCGGGTGCAGGCACACCCGCAAGCGGCAACGGATCATCCTCGCCTTCGACGCGACCTGGTGCCCCGTCTTCGCGCCCCGACCGCAGTGTCCAAACGCCTGCCACACGCCCTGCATTGCCCGCCCCCTCGCCTCCCGCACAAACGCGACGCGCCGCACCCAACCCCCCGCCTCGCGCCGACGCGCTCCGACTCGCCACACTAGCCGGATTCACCACACGCCCAACCGGCATAGCCGCCGCCCGCTTCGACCTGCTCGATCCCGGGGCCGCCCCTGGAGTCACTCGCACGATCGACGCACTGCTCACCGCCGAGCCGGCCCGCACGCACGACTAATGCAATGGGCATCTTTGCGGTCCGCGTAGTCTTGCCCCTGCCTTGGAGAGAGGCGAAGCAGGACCCACCCAGCAATCGCAAGCCGAGATCGCCTACGCTCCTCCATGCCGAGCCAGCCAGAACGCGTTTTTGCAACTCGTCCACGTCATAAAGAACACCCCGCCTTGCGACGGGGCGCATCACCTGAGCAGTAGGTGAAATCGCGTCTACTCGCGATCCCAGAAGTTGTCGGCGTCTCGGAAATCGGTCAACTCGTCCGGGCCCCAAAAGTCGGTCGGATCGGAGACCTTGACATTGTTGCCGTGGCCGTCGGCCCATCCTACGTTGATCGATCCCAGGTGCCGCGCGTCCGCATGGCCGTACGCTACACCCGGCGGGTCGGCGCCGGGGAAGACGTAGTCGATCCCGACGCGCTCGTCGATCATCAGCCCCGTCGGGATTCCCAGCGCCGCTCCGTACAGCAGTGCCTGGTTGTACGAGTCGGTAAAGTAGATCGTCTCGGTCGGATTTTTGATCTGTGATGCACGCGGTGTCGTGTTCGCCTCGTCCTGGTTCGCGACGAGGTAACTCGACGACGGGCTCTGCAGCATCGAGCCGAGGTAGGTGTTGTTCATGCCGTAGTGCACACGGAACCAGAGGTTGTCTGCCTCATTGGACGGGTCGGCCTGCAGGTGGAGATTCCGCGTGGTCTCAAACTCGGGACACACGAATGCTTCCATGCCGGGCATATACTGATCTTTGACCAGCTTGCCCGCCCAGCGAAACTCGGACGGGGCGAGACCTTGGTAGGTCGGCGTGTTATTGACCCCTTTGTAGGGGATGTAAAAGCTCTTGCTGTCGGTCTGATAGGTGAACGCGGCGATAGAGATCTGCCGGGTGTTGCTGAGGGACTGGCTGGTGCGGGCCGATGCACGCGCCGCGCCCAGCGCGGGAAGCAGGATGGCGATGAGCAGCGCGATGATCGAGATGACCACGAGCAACTCGATCAGCGTGAACCCGGGGCGGGATTCGCGGCGGGTGGTGGCCGATCCATTCGTGTGGCTGGGCATGGGGCGCTCCAAAAGACGCAGATAAGAAAGAGGAGTCGGGCTGGCTGACAGGGTCGGATACCCGTGTCGCGTGAGTCGGTTGCCGCAGCGCGTCAGTGCATGTTGTGAACGGCACGGAATGTTACGGCTGAGGAATCAAAAAACGCCGCCCGATGTAACCCGGGCGGCGTCGGAAGACAGGTGACTGCGTCGGCGCGTCTTAGCGGCGTCGACGAAGCAGCGCCAGGCCGCCGAGGCCAAGCAGTGCGAGCGAGCTGGGCTCGGGGATTTCTTCGACGACGAAGTTGTCGAAGACGCCGAAGCTCAGGGCGGAGTTATCCGAGACCGAGGTGAACAGGTCGGCATAGAGGATCGACGCCGAGCCAGAGGTGGCGAACGAGCTGCCGATGTTGCTGTCGAGTGTGCCGACTTCCACGGTGTTGCCCGAGGTGTCGCTGGTGATGGTGTAGTTCACCGTGCCGGCGACGGTATCGACGGTCGCGACAATGGTCATCCACTGGAAGCCACCCGCGCCGTCACTGGTGGTGCCGGTCTGGCCCTGGCTGGCCGGCGCGCCCAAGCCGGGGAAGGCCGTGGCATACGCCGGGTCGCTACCGTTGTTGGAAACGGTGGCGTACTGGGTGGATGCGATGAACTGCTCGCCGTCGTCCTTGTACATACGGTAGTCGCGGGAGGAGCCGCCCTCACCGGTGTAGATGAACGAGCCGCCGTTGAGGCCCGCAGTCACGCCGTCGTGGCCGACACCCAAGCCGCCGAACTCGGTCGAGCCGCCGCCGCCGCCGGGGAACGGCCCATTGGCGTTGACCCAGGCGTCCACCGTCACGGTGTAGAGGGGGGCGCTAAACGTGGCGGTGGTGACCGCCGCGATCTGGCTCGCGGTCCCGGTCGTGATGTTGGCGTCCAGCCGCAGGCCGGTCGTGCCCGTGCCGTTGGGTGCCGAGGGGATGCCGTCGGCGCTGTAGTCGTAGCCGAAGGCCGACGCGGTGTCTGCGGTGCCCAGCACGGTGAAGCCAGCACCGGTGTCCAGGTCCGAGCTAAAAACGACCGCAGCGTGCGCCGTCGCACCGAGGCCCGCCGCAACACAGGCGGTAAGAGCGGCGGTAAGGAGTTGACGAGTCTTCATGGTTCTGCCTCCAAGGGGGAAAGGAAAAGTGGTTAGTGAAACGGATAACCAACATAGTTATATACCCTTATTATTCGCCAAACTCCTCTCATGTCAACCACGAAATCCTGATTCCCGCGAGAATAGTGAATATCCTCAAACAATCCATTCACAGAGCCCCCAGATTAACCTGCCCCAGCTCCGAGATATAAGAATCATCGCCAGGCCGGCACTGGCCTGCGATCGTTGGCTTCGCCGCGCGACGGCCCCCTGCTTTCGGGAAGCGGTGCCAGCTACCGCGTGGGCATATAAACGATCCAGCCCAAGCCGCTATGGAAAGATGGAAGCATGACCAGGTCGTCGTAGGCGGTGTGGCTGTAGGTCACGTTGCCGAAGGTCTCGACCGAGCCGTCGGTGTGGAGATAGTTCTTATCGATCCGGCCCCGGCCGTCGCCATCCCAGTTGTTCCACCGGCTCATGGTGTACTGCGGGAAACTCGCGTTGGGCAGCGTGAGGTCCTCGCCCGACGCGAAGGGGTGTGGGCCCTCCGAATACTGCGCGCCGGGGTTGATCGTGTCGTAGTCCATCGCGAGGATGTCGAATTCCTGGTCCTGATACGTCATCACGTCGTCTTGTTTCTCGAGCGCCTGATGGGTGTAAGGACCAAAGTCGTCCCACTTCCAGTTCCAGTAGAAGCCGTAGGTGGTCTCAATGATCGGGGTATTGGTCTGGTTGTAGTCGAGTTGGTTGGGCGCGAGCGGGCACTGCAAGAGGTTCATGTTGACGTAGTCCTCGAGCGTATCGCGCATGTCCCAGTTGTTGATCTTGAGGTCGGTGGGCTTGCCGCCGGGCGAGGTGGGCGGGAGCACATCTTTGTTGTCACTGGCGAAGGCGATCGCGCCGATGCCGACCTGGTGGAGGTTGCTGCGGCACTGGCTGAGCTTGGTGGTGTAGCGTGCCTGGCTCAGCGCGGGCAGGAGGATCGCGATCAGCAGCGCGATGATGGAGATGACGACAAGCAACTCGATGAGCGTGAATGCACGAGAGGGTTTGACGACGGGCATGAGAGGACTCCTAAAAACAGAGGGGATTGGAGCGGTGAAGACGGGCGTCGGGCCCACGCACGGGAAAAGAGCGCCCGGCAACGAAGCCGGGCACTCCTGAAGGAGGAAGGCGTTGTTAGCGACGACGGCGCAGGAGCGCGAGGCCGCCAAGGCCCAGCAGCGCGAGCGAGCCGGGCTCGGGAACGACATCGAAGCGGACCTCGGACAGGCCGGTGACGACGCCGCCGAAGTTCGAGTCCGCGTCGATACGGACGTAGCGGACGCCATTGGCGCTGCCCGCGACGTTGACGACCTGGACGCCCTCGGTCGTCGTGCCGCCGGCCTGGTTGAGCGTGCCGTCGGTGACGATCTCGGTGAAGGTCACGTTGTCGGCCGAGACCGAGAGGTCGTACTGGTTGAAGCTGCGGAGGGTTTCATCGCCGCCCGTGAACACGGCGTTGAAGTTCCAGATTAGGACCGAGTTGAGGTCCACGACGGACCCAAGGTCGTAGGTGATGAAGACATCATCCGCGCTGTTGGTGTTGTCGTGGATGATGCTGTGCCAGAAGAAGCCCGAGCCGCCGCCGTCCGGGAACCCGTTGTCGTGTGTCCAGAGCAGTGGGTTGGCGTTGGACGTGTCCAGGCCGCTGCCGTTGACGGTGTTGTCCGCACCCTGAAGTGCGCTGAACTCCGACGAGACGTCCGCGACGGTGGCGCTGACGACGGCCGCCGAAGCGCCCGAAGCGACGAGCGCGCCGGTGCCGATTGCGAGAAGAAGCTTGTGAGTCTGCATGGTCTAATCCTCCATAAGGATGGAATGTTTGGCCTGGCAGACGTTCTGCCGATCGGCCGATTCCGCACGACCAGCGTCGTGTGGGAAAGTACTGCCCGGCGGCGACACCGAGCAGCACAAAGGGGTACGAGATCACGCGCGGCGACGTCGGGCGACCATCAGGCCAGCTAGGCCAAGGAGCGCCAGCGAGCCGGGCTCGGGAATGAACGTCATCCGCAATTCACTGCCGCCGGGGTTGCCGCTCGTGGCCGTGGTGCTGACGCGGGCCGCGACGTACTGGCCGCTGAACGTGCCGCCCAAGGCGTACTCGGTCAGCACGGTGTCGCCGGTGTTGGTGATCGTCGCGACAGCGTCGGGCGTGGTGACGGGGGTGACACCGCCAAAGTCGGTGTTGCTGAACCAGAACTCGATCGTGGACACTTTGTCGAGCAACGGGTCATCACCTGCTCGCTGCGCATACGCGACACCGGTTGCGGTGATGCTTGATCCGTAGTCCATGAAAATCGTGTGCGGGCCGACACCCGATCCGGCCCACTGGCCATCCGCAGTACCGTATGCCGTCACACCAATGTCACTATCCGACACCGAGGCGTCGAACAGATTGGTCCCTACAAACGCCCCGCTGAACTCAGATGATGCAGTTGACGAAACAGGGGCACCGAGCACCGCCGCATGCGCGCTTCCCGAAGCCATCACGACGCCAACACCAATCATCAACATACTCTTCTTCATCATGATTCGATCCTCCATTAGGAAGGGAAAAAAGTTCCGGCCGCACGCGCAGCCGGGAAAATCAACCACCACCGCGGCTGTTGTTGTACAAGGCACGGATGTCGTTGCTGCTGAACGCCCGGCCCGCGATCAAGACCTCGCTGATATCGCCGAGGAAAGGTACGGCGGTGTTAAAGTGTGACTGGCCCCCACCTGCGGCCGAGGTCCCGATCAAAAGGTCGGCACTGTTGGTCAAAGCCGGCAGCGGCTGGCGGGCGCTGTGCACCCGCTCGCCGTTGATGTAGTAGCGCACCGTCCGGCCGTCGGTCGTGAGCGCGATGTGGACCCAGCCGGCGTCCGCAAGCTCGCCAGAGGCCTGGCTGTAGACAAAGCCGCGCACCGCGGCGTCGTCCTCGCCGGCCCCGAACTGCAGCTCTTGCCCCCCTTGGTGCCAGCCGTGCATCACCGCGAGCTGGTAGTTCATCCGCCGGGGCGGGACATCGCGCTTGCTCAGCAGCGTGCCATAGAAACGGTTGGGGTTGACGGGGCGGACCCAGATCGCGAACGTCATCTCGTCGTCGAGGTCGATCGTGCTGTGGTCGGGGACGACGACGCCGTAGGTGCGTCCGTTCCCGGCATCACCGAATCGCAATGCCCGGGTCTGATCGAAACGGCCGGCCGTCCAGCGCGGCGCGGCGATCTCCGCGCCGTTGCCGAGGCGGCCGTCGGGACCGCCCCCGGCCGCACGGTTGGTCAGCACGCCCCGCTCGGCGTCGTCCTGATCGAACACAAAGTACGCCACCACATCCGGGTCACGCCGAAGCTCATACCCCAGCGCGAGCCAACGCGCGTACCGATCGCCACCCGCACTCGAAGCGCGGGCCTCAAACTCGTCTCGCTCGACAAACGC
The sequence above is a segment of the Phycisphaeraceae bacterium D3-23 genome. Coding sequences within it:
- a CDS encoding prepilin-type N-terminal cleavage/methylation domain-containing protein, whose protein sequence is MPSHTNGSATTRRESRPGFTLIELLVVISIIALLIAILLPALGAARASARTSQSLSNTRQISIAAFTYQTDSKSFYIPYKGVNNTPTYQGLAPSEFRWAGKLVKDQYMPGMEAFVCPEFETTRNLHLQADPSNEADNLWFRVHYGMNNTYLGSMLQSPSSSYLVANQDEANTTPRASQIKNPTETIYFTDSYNQALLYGAALGIPTGLMIDERVGIDYVFPGADPPGVAYGHADARHLGSINVGWADGHGNNVKVSDPTDFWGPDELTDFRDADNFWDRE
- a CDS encoding PEP-CTERM sorting domain-containing protein — protein: MKTRQLLTAALTACVAAGLGATAHAAVVFSSDLDTGAGFTVLGTADTASAFGYDYSADGIPSAPNGTGTTGLRLDANITTGTASQIAAVTTATFSAPLYTVTVDAWVNANGPFPGGGGGSTEFGGLGVGHDGVTAGLNGGSFIYTGEGGSSRDYRMYKDDGEQFIASTQYATVSNNGSDPAYATAFPGLGAPASQGQTGTTSDGAGGFQWMTIVATVDTVAGTVNYTITSDTSGNTVEVGTLDSNIGSSFATSGSASILYADLFTSVSDNSALSFGVFDNFVVEEIPEPSSLALLGLGGLALLRRRR
- a CDS encoding prepilin-type N-terminal cleavage/methylation domain-containing protein — protein: MPVVKPSRAFTLIELLVVISIIALLIAILLPALSQARYTTKLSQCRSNLHQVGIGAIAFASDNKDVLPPTSPGGKPTDLKINNWDMRDTLEDYVNMNLLQCPLAPNQLDYNQTNTPIIETTYGFYWNWKWDDFGPYTHQALEKQDDVMTYQDQEFDILAMDYDTINPGAQYSEGPHPFASGEDLTLPNASFPQYTMSRWNNWDGDGRGRIDKNYLHTDGSVETFGNVTYSHTAYDDLVMLPSFHSGLGWIVYMPTR
- a CDS encoding discoidin domain-containing protein encodes the protein MQTHKLLLAIGTGALVASGASAAVVSATVADVSSEFSALQGADNTVNGSGLDTSNANPLLWTHDNGFPDGGGSGFFWHSIIHDNTNSADDVFITYDLGSVVDLNSVLIWNFNAVFTGGDETLRSFNQYDLSVSADNVTFTEIVTDGTLNQAGGTTTEGVQVVNVAGSANGVRYVRIDADSNFGGVVTGLSEVRFDVVPEPGSLALLGLGGLALLRRRR
- a CDS encoding PEP-CTERM sorting domain-containing protein (PEP-CTERM proteins occur, often in large numbers, in the proteomes of bacteria that also encode an exosortase, a predicted intramembrane cysteine proteinase. The presence of a PEP-CTERM domain at a protein's C-terminus predicts cleavage within the sorting domain, followed by covalent anchoring to some some component of the (usually Gram-negative) cell surface. Many PEP-CTERM proteins exhibit an unusual sequence composition that includes large numbers of potential glycosylation sites. Expression of one such protein has been shown restore the ability of a bacterium to form floc, a type of biofilm.), producing MMKKSMLMIGVGVVMASGSAHAAVLGAPVSSTASSEFSGAFVGTNLFDASVSDSDIGVTAYGTADGQWAGSGVGPHTIFMDYGSSITATGVAYAQRAGDDPLLDKVSTIEFWFSNTDFGGVTPVTTPDAVATITNTGDTVLTEYALGGTFSGQYVAARVSTTATSGNPGGSELRMTFIPEPGSLALLGLAGLMVARRRRA